Part of the Sphingobacterium sp. LZ7M1 genome, AAGCCATTTCCAGCGTCTTAAATCGGAATGGTGTAAGCTGTAGCTCGGGACAGGTCACTTTGTATGGTTTTTCACTGTCGATTTTATCAAACCGGGTGAAAACAGGTCTTGCTTTTGGTTTTACTGACATAATGATAATTCGTTTTCTAGTTCTTTAATTCGGTTAGTTATCTGTGTTCTTCTTGACTGAATGATATTAGAATCTTTCAAGTGCTTATCCCATATATCTATTAATGAATCATGTACTACCACAAGATCATCCTCGGTTATATGGTTGGGGCATACCGTTACGTTTGTCCATTTATTGTTGGATGTGCAGTCGAATTGATTTTCAGAAAATGCACGGTAGAAAACATGCAGATATGTTGGGGTTATGCTAATGTTTACTTCTCCTAATTTGAAACTAAGAGGTGAATTGATATTATCTATCAATGGTAGAAACCTAGTCTCTATCAATTGTATTATTTCCTTGATTTCCATTTTGGTTTAATTGGAATCGGGGATCTGATAATTAAGATATACAGCGCATATCCTTATTATATCCTCGATGTAGTCAGAAAATTGAGTTTTTGTTAAATCCTTTGTGGATGGAGTGTTAAGAATGGTTTTCCAGAACCTGTGAACCAAATCATAATGAGAAAACCTTTCTTTTTCCCATCCTGCGTAGAGTAGGGCAGTTGATGAATGTGGAATCACAACGCCCCAGTAATACGCATTGGCGTCTATGGAGCGTTTCTTCATTATTTAATGCTTACGGCCAATCCCATTTTGCCCTTTTGGATCGGAGGTTTTATCTCCACTCCGTTTTCATCAAATATTGGTTTTGTGATGGTTTTTAAAAACTTCTCACGTTCCTTTTTCTTTTTGTCCAATTCGGCAATTTGATTGGAAAGTTCATTCCATTCTTCATCGTCACACATTGAAAAATCATAAGAAACACCTGTCATTCGCTCAGTTATTTCGCAACCATATTTTTTGTAAACTTCTCCTTTACCTAGCCTGGTTTCCTGTTCAGCATATGGCCTGATAACCTTTTCAAGTTGAGTGAACAGTTCTTGGCCTTTCTTAGCTGTGATAAATAGCTTAAGCGCATCTGTAAAACCCTCAGATAGGTTTACCCTTGCCTGTTCTACCGTTTGGCTGATATAATCCTTGTTTAAGTCCAAAAGCTTAGATGGACTTACTTCGATTTCAAATTCTTGATTCATGATTAATTATTTTGAAGGTTTGTAATTCTTTTCTGCTGATTCCAATGTTTCCTTATAGGCTTTCTTCATTCTGAATTTATCATTGAGCTTTGAAAGCCATTTTTCACCCTTGTTAATAAGCGACAGATATCCATTGAATTGATCTTCAGTTAACCATGGTCTTGTGTCTTCAGGTTTGTCAACTTTATTTCCAGAAGCTTTATTTGCGTCATCATCTTCTTCTTGGATATTTAGCAATGCTTTAAGGGTATATCTTCGATAGTAAGTAATAGCTGAACCAATTTTTTGTGGATCTTGAGATTGGGGAAGTTCTAATGAGCTTTCAATTTTTTCGCCTGTATCGACATCAATAATCTGTGTCAATAATGTGTTCCCCTGAATAGGCTGTAGAACCATTAAATTTTGATTGTGGAACAACGGATTGGACAATTCAATCAATTGATTTATGTCAGCATACTTAGATTTGAAAAATGGATTATCTGCATCCTTTGTCAACTTTCCAATGTTCTTTTGGATTTCGAATAGTTTCTTATATATCTTCATATCTTTATCTACTTGTTATAATTACTTCATACTCACTTGCCCCAACATAAAGGGCATATAAAAAGAAAAAAGCCATTACAGCTATTGCAATGACTTGAAAATAGAATCGAAACATTTCTTTAGTTTCTTCATCTAAGTAGAACCACCAGTTCTGAACTGATCGGTCAATTCTTTTAAACAGTTTCATATTATCGTTTACGTTTGGTTACAATTTGATTTCCGGCAAATGGTTGTAGCTGTTTTGTATAAGCTCATTTATTCTTTTATGAGAATAATATTTACAGCTTCCTTTACCGTTCTGGCTGACAGGTTTTAAAAGACCTGATTTAATGTATTTCCTTATTCTGTTTTCCCCATATAGTTCACAGGCTTCCTTAAAAATCAATTGGGGTTTAGATGTTATTTTGTTCAGCTTTTCATCGGAAACCATAGATATTACTACAGCTCTAAGGTCTGATAGTGAAACTTGGATTACTTTATCTTCCATGATTGATAGATTTTAAAATGAAAAAGCCCGACTGTTACATCGGGCTGTGTTTGACATTTACGTTATTAGGCGGCTAAAAATGTCTTAAATCTGCCTTCCTTATTTGGAGAGCCGTAGGTGGAATCGAACCACCCATGAATCCAGTTTACGGCTTAAAATTTGTGTTGACGCTTAGAATCGTTTTGATAAACTCCGGATTGGTAGTAGATAGAACCATTGATGTTAACCTTACAT contains:
- a CDS encoding ERF family protein, with the translated sequence MKIYKKLFEIQKNIGKLTKDADNPFFKSKYADINQLIELSNPLFHNQNLMVLQPIQGNTLLTQIIDVDTGEKIESSLELPQSQDPQKIGSAITYYRRYTLKALLNIQEEDDDANKASGNKVDKPEDTRPWLTEDQFNGYLSLINKGEKWLSKLNDKFRMKKAYKETLESAEKNYKPSK